DNA from Massilia antarctica:
GCGGCACAACCTGTCTTGCTTGGTAACGATCAGTACATCGCCAGGCTCCAGCAATCAAGCAATCGAGCGAACCGCGGGCGCTCAGCAGCAGCGACGCTTCCACTGATGCTCTCGCACACAATCAGGCGTTTGTTAACGGCAAAGCCAGCCGACTCGATCTCGTGAATCTGGTTGTCCGTGTTTTGATCAACCGTGCTGACCCTTGCCTAAATGAAGGTGCGAGACATGTGTTAAAAATCCGTACGAAATGGGATTACTAATCGTACGGCATGTCCGAGAACACATGTGTCTATCTTTCGTACATCCGAAACCGACCCTGTACGTAAGCGATCGTTTTCATACACAGCGCCAAGGCTGGAGAGACAAAGAGTAAGTGATGCGCTACACTTACATTCATACTCACAGAAGGGCGGTGTGCTATGGCAACCCTGAAACACTCACTCGGCGATCATCACGTTCTTGATACTACTGCGACGACCGAAACGGTCGTGGAAGATACGATCGAAGCACGCCGAGCGCGCCGTATGGCTGCGCTCAAGAAGGTTGCTGGTATCTGGTCGCACCGCCCAGACATCCCAGCGGACGGACTGGAATACCAGCGGGAACTGAGGTCTGAATGGCGGGCCTAGTTCTTTTTGACACCAATATCCTGATCGACTGGAGCAAAGGCTACGCGGAAGCGCTGACTGAATTAGCGCACTGGGACAATCCAGCCATCAGCGTGATTACCTGGATGGAATTGTATGGTGGAGCCGATGTGACTGACGTGCCGCGTTTCGACGAATTCATGGCGGACTTCGGATTCGAGATCATCGAGATTGACCCCGAAATCATGCAGGCCGCAGCAGCCATCATGTCCGAGCGCCGCCGTCTAGGCCCGAAAATAGGATTACCGGATGCTATCATTCAGGCAACAGCCGATGTCAAGAAGCTGACTATTATCACGCGCAATACGAAGGACTTCAGGGGGCGTGACGTACGCGTTCCATACGAGCTTAAGACGACGTCAACCGTCAGCGTAGTGAACATTAACCCTCCTGGCGAAACCCCAATACCCCCACGTGTAGGTCGGCCTACTTTGACGCACATCAAATAGATAGCAGCGCGCGACGTGCTTCGGCAGCAGCCAGGAAGCCCGCGGCAGGTCATCAGCGCTGTGCAATTAGCTCCTGAAAATCTGTGCAGTCGCCTTTTGAAAACGACAGGTGCCCGGCAAGACGTCGTGGAATAGCCCGGGACGAAAAAAAACGCGCCAGCCTCATCGGGTGGCGCGTTTTTTTACTTGAGACAGCCGATGATCAGTCGACCGCCTTGACCATCGCCTCGATCACCTTCTTGGCGTCGCCAAACACCATCATGGTATTGGCCTGGTAGAACAGATCGTTATCCAGGCCGGCATACCCGGACGCCATCGAGCGCTTGTTGACGATGATGCTCTTTGCCTTGTACGCCTCCAGGATCGGCATGCCGGCGATCGGCGACTTGGGATCCTTGGCCGCCGGATTGACCACATCGTTCGCACCCAGCACCAGCACCACGTCGGTCTGCCCGAATTCGCCGTTGATGTCCTCCATTTCGAACACCTGGTCGTAGGGCACCTCGGCTTCGGCCAGCAGCACGTTCATGTGCCCCGGCATGCGGCCGGCCACCGGATGGATCGCATACTTGACGAT
Protein-coding regions in this window:
- a CDS encoding PIN domain-containing protein, whose protein sequence is MAGLVLFDTNILIDWSKGYAEALTELAHWDNPAISVITWMELYGGADVTDVPRFDEFMADFGFEIIEIDPEIMQAAAAIMSERRRLGPKIGLPDAIIQATADVKKLTIITRNTKDFRGRDVRVPYELKTTSTVSVVNINPPGETPIPPRVGRPTLTHIK